In Bradyrhizobium sp. 195, the sequence CCACCGAGCCCTGGCTCAGCACCGGAAACTCCTTCAGCACGACCTTCAGCTTTGGATCGCTCTTCATGAGCGTAAGCATGTCGTCCATCGCGCGCTTGCAGTAGCCGCAATTGTAGTCGAAAAACTCGACGAAGGTGACGTCGCCGTCCTTGTTGCCGAGCACGACCTGGCGCGGCGAATTGAAGATCGCGTCCGCATTTTGCGCGATGCTGGCCTCATGCTTCTGCGTCTCGGCCGCGGCCTGACGCTTGCTCAGCTCGGCCATGGCCTCCTCGAGCACCTCGGGGTGGCTCACGAGATAGTTCTTGATGATGGCCTCGATGTCGGTGCGCTGGCTACCGGAGAAACTGTCGGCCGACGCGGGCGCGGCTGCGCCGAACAGGGCGAGCGCAAACAACGCAGAAGCAAGCAGGCGCAGCGAAGGCATAGGCAAATCCTCTTATCCAAAGCAGTTTCGAGAAACGTCCCGGCGGACTCAAGCTCGGCGTCGTGACGTCGCGGTGTCGGGCGTCGTTTTAGGCATTTCATCACGTGGCGGCTTGGCCGCCACGATGTTCAATTGCGCGGCGGCTTCGCCGCCACGATGTCGTCGGCCTTGACCCATCCGGGCGTGCCGACGGCGAAACGGGTTTTCGCGCGCGTGGCTAGCTCGCGGGCGGTCTTGTTGTCGCCGCGCAGATAAGCGGCCTGCGCCGAGGCGAGATC encodes:
- a CDS encoding DsbA family protein, with amino-acid sequence MPSLRLLASALFALALFGAAAPASADSFSGSQRTDIEAIIKNYLVSHPEVLEEAMAELSKRQAAAETQKHEASIAQNADAIFNSPRQVVLGNKDGDVTFVEFFDYNCGYCKRAMDDMLTLMKSDPKLKVVLKEFPVLSQGSVEAAQVAVAVRMQDPSGKKYLDFHQKLLTGRGAADKARALQAAKEAGLDTAKIEKDIASPEVRATIEENFKLAEAMGMNGTPSYVIGKQIVIGAVGVEGLKEKIGIARCGKATC